The region aggccacatacTTAGTTATTTGACCAGGACTGGGCTTCTCCTGAGCCTTATCTCACCCATCTTTTTCTCCCACACCATGATGCCTCATAAAGGAACTGACAGATGGCGGCTGCCTGTGGGATGTGACTTaggagcagtgtgtgtgtgtgtgtgtgtgtgtgtgtgtgtgtgtgtgtgtgtgtgtgtgtgtgtgtgtgtgtgtgtgtgtgtgtgtgtgtgtgtgtgtgtgtgtgtgtgtgtgtggcggctGCCTGTGGGATGTGACTTaggagcagtgtgtgtgtgtgtgtgtgtgtgtgtgtgtgtgtgtgtgtgtgtgtgtgtgtgtctgagtcactcagtcgtgtctgactctttgtgatcccgtggactgtagccctccaggctcctctctccatggaattctccaggcaagaacactggagtgggttgccattcccttctctaggggatcttctggatccagagattgaactcaggtctcctgcattgcaggtggattattttaccctctgagccaccagggaagccccgacttAAGAGTATTAGGAAGCTCCTAATGTTATTCTCTTAGTTCCCACTGATGCCTCAACTTATTTTTATCAAGgactgtattagtcagggttctttAAAGCAGCAGCATCAATAggatatacaaacacacacacactatctgtcatctatctatatacatatgtggagagagagagagagattgatttgTTTTAAGGAATTGCCTCATGTAATTGTGGAGGCTTGGCAAATTTACTATCTACAGGGTGGGCCAGCAGACTAGCAACCTGGGGGTAAGCTGAAGTCCAAAGGCCACTTGTTGGCACAATTCCTTCTTGCTCAGGGAATGTTTGTTCTCTTAAGCCTTCAACTGATACGAGCTCACCCACATTACGGAGCGTAGTCTGCTTTCTTCAAAGTCACAGAAACATGTAGGATGATATTTGACCAAATACTGTGGTTTAGTTACCTTGACATAAAAATTTAACTATCACAGGGACCTGGCCTCTTATGGCTTATATAAAGATAAGGCCAAAATGTGGTGTTCCTGAAAGAAGCTTTTGTCAATGCTGTTTTGGTTGGAGCAGACACAGAAACCAGCCCTGATTCACTGAAGGAGGAAACTGTTCAAGGATGTGAATTTAAGTGGTGAGGACCCTTGAGGATCATCTTAGGGGCTTAATACTACAAACAGTGAAATGTTAAAGTCATCTTTTCCTTTAGaatcagaaataagacaagaaTGCCCATTATCACCatttctactcaatattttgctgGAGGTGATAGaccatacattaaaaaaagaaaagggggaattccctggcagttcagagtTAGAATTCGATGCTTTtactgcaggggcctgggttcaatccctggtcaagaaactaagatcttgcTGACTGAGTGGTGccgccaaaaatttttttaagcagaTTTCTTATTTTGGAGTAATTTTAGCTTTATAGAAAAGTTATAGAACTAGTAAGAGAGTTCCTTATGCCCCTTACCCAATTTCTCCCAATGTGAATATCTTACATTTTCATAGttttacatttgtcaaaactaggAAACTCCTATTGATATATTAACTAAACTCCAGGCTTAATTTGAATTTTACCAGTTTTTCCATCGGTAACCTCTTTCTGTCCCTTTTGTACTTTCGAACCCAGGGTATCACACCATGTTTAGTTGTCACATCTCCCATCTACTCAGATCTCTGACCCTCTCTCAGTCTTTGCTTTCCATGGTTTTGATAGTCTCGAGGAGTACTGGCCAGGTATCCTATACAATGTCCCTCTGTCTGggtttgtctgatattttttCTCATGGTTAGACTGGAGTTATGAGTTTGGGGGAGGAAGACCACATAAGTGAAGAACCCTTCTCATCACATCACATTAGGGAATGGGGACATCCCCATGACATCCCTGTGACATGAGCCTTCATCACTTGGTTAAGGCCATGTTTGCCAGGTTTTCCCACTGTCAAGTTACTATTTTTCCATTTCCCTCCTCTATTTTTCAGAAGGCAGCAGTGACCTAATTTCATATTAACTTGTAAATGAATGATCAAATGgtgaaggtgggaagaggaggGCAAAGGAGGAGGGGAAAGTGGGTATAAGAAAGATTCTTTGAAGTTTGGTCTAGGGCTGCTCCTAATTGCTGGAAGAAGTAGGAGATGTCTACAGTTATATGGTCCAGATATACAGCAGGGAATTGAATTCCTGCCATCTGAGCACATGCTGTGGAGCGGCCCTCTTAAGAGCAAATTGTTTCAAACAGAGGTCGTGCCCGTGGGCTTTAATGGGGCCGCTTTCTGCAGCAGGTATGGTTAACTTTAGTGTCTGCCCCTCCCTGTCAGCTGGCGCTATTTATTTACTATGCTGTATGGAAGCCTCAGAAACAGTGGATCACCTTGGACACGGGCATCTTGGAGAGTCCTTTTATCTACCGTCCTGAGAAGCGGGAGGAAGCCTGGAGATTTATCTCATACATGCTGGTTCATGCTGGGTAAGGAATGACAGTTGAGTCACTGATGTCAGAGGTGACTGTAAGTAACCATAACCCTGAACATTTGTTGGGTactttattaactttttattttatattggactatagttgattaacaatgatgtgttagtttcacgtgtacaacaaagtgattcagttatacatgtacatgtatttattctttttcaaacttacagaatattgagcacagttccctgtgctatataggtgGTATATTATTGATCAGGTACTTTTATATCCATAATCTTGTTTGATGCAACCCTTGGACTAGGCAAGAACTGCTTCTGCTGTTTTATGTGAGGCTTACGGGATGTAGTCATTTATAGAGTGAGATCTCAACCCATTAGTGCTAACTCCAAGTCCAGTGTACTTTGTATTGTATTGTAACTGCCTACTACTGGTATCTATgtaggaaaataaatgagaagagaCCAAATTATCATCAAACTAGAATTGTGTCCCCCAAGTTGTGTGGTGTTAAATGTTCCCTTTAAAATGTGAATTGCCAGTGCCTTCCTCTCCACCTCTGCCAAAGTTAAAAACGTAATTCATCAAAATTTTGATGGGTGTAAAATAGATTATTTAGAATAATATAAGCAATAGGTGATGCAGTGCCTACCTTTCAGTTTTGCTTACAGTCTCTTAAATGCTAATAGCCTTTTATGACCTCGCTCAGAATTCTGATTCACCATGCCCcctcaaaaaaactaaagcaTTTTGCTACATAGCAACTAAGTTAAGGATTACTGTTATATGGAAATTTGCCAAATGACATTCGGAGAGTTTCCATAGATGCTTGTGGGGTTTGACAAGCAAAATAATgtcaatttcatttaaaaatattttcccacatttataaactataataaaaagCATTTCTACTCAACAATGCTATATACCAAATTATAGTATATTTATGTGAGAGAAACCAAGTTTAGCTAGTGTTAGTaggtaaacaattttttttttttttcccattctggtaaacttaaaaccttttaaaTACAGAACTGGGAATGGGAATGAGGTTTCTCCTGCCATAtctgttttacttatttctttggctgtgccaggtcttagctgtggcatgtgggatctagttccctgaccagggatcaaatccaggcctcctgcatttgaAGTCAGggcaatcttagccactggatcaccagggaagtcccaccacctCTGTTTTATTAAAGACTACCCTGAGCTTGCAAGAGATGTTTAAAAACCTACTGAAATTTCAACTCAATATGAATGAATTAGTATTCTCTCAATATTACTGTGCAACTAAAACAAAATCAAGTGCTGAGGCTGACATGTGATGGCAACTTTCAGCTAAACCCATAATTGCAAGCTTATATTCCATTCCTTGAAGCTTCCTCACTGCTCTCTGTTTGACATTATCAGTAACtattgtaaaacaaaaataaagtaaatgtatatttctaaaatgtcCTTTTATCTGCTTCACATATTGAAGCTCCATGTAAgattttatctctttaaaaagtcacctaagaaaattagaaaatggaaTTCACATTAAGCATGTTCTTAACTGGAAACAACATATCAATGCCTGTTAACCTCCCAAGGAAATAACTGCCTGTGCTAGTCATAATGTTTGACAATGGTGTTTGTCTCCGCAGAGTTCAGCACATCCTGGGGAATCTTATTATGCAGCTCAGTCTGGGTATCCCCTTGGAAATGGTCCACAAAGGCCTCCGAGTGGGGCTGGTGTACCTGGCAGGAGTGATAGCAGGTTAGTGTTCCGAATATAACACAGAATCAACATCTTTGGACTCTTAGGAGGTAATAAGCAAaggtaataaatttttaaatcaagattTGTGGCAACTTAATATATGCTAGGGCATCTGGTAAGTTTAGAAGTTAGTTAACTAGAGATAAGCATATCGAGAGGTCTTCATGCCCATTCTCAGGTACCTCAGAGTCAGAGTTCTGCACAATTGGAAACTGTGTAGTTTGGTGTTCAGGTGTATATACTGGATGAAGGATAAAGCCAGAAGGTCCTTATGTCTCAAGACTAATGATTTTGGGAAATAACGTGATCAAATTTGCATTTAAGAAAGATAAGTTCAAGAGAACATTGAGAATAGCTAAAGGAACCCAAAGACAGTTAGGAACTAGCATCCTGGGACTAGCAGCATATGCAATGATCTCTCAAATTGAGTATGCCAAAAATTCATTAGGGTGTGGGCAGGAAATATAAAGAATTCCTATCTATCCCtttatttattataaactttaaaaaattaaactttttgagATAATTATAAATTCACACTCTAAGAAAGAAATACCTATAGGTCTCATATACCCTTTAACTAGTTACCCCCAATGATAACAGCTGACAAAACCACAGTACAGTATTCTAATCAGATGTCCATACTGATATAGTCAAAGTACAAAATATTTCCAACATCACAAAGATTCCTCACAGTTTCACTTTTATAGTCATACCCCTTTTTCTTCCATCCCCCTGGCAActccactaatctgttctctgtttctataATTTTCTCACTTCaagaatataaatggaaaaaaaaaaatataaatggaatttatataaatggaataacacAGTGTATAGCCATTTAGGATTAGCTTTCTTCACTCAGCATAAGTTTCTGGAGAGTCATGTAGGTTGTTGCATATATCAATAGTTTAGTCATTTTTATTGCTGGGTAGTATTCAATGGTACGGATGGAATACCACCACTAGTTTAATCATTCACTCACTGGAGGATATCtgtattgtttccagtttttggttattacaaataaagttCCAGTAAgcatttgtgtacaggttttaAAAACGAAAGTATAGTTTTGTGAACTTGACTCTTCATTTCTCTAGGATAAATGCCCAAGAGCAAGTTGGCTGAGTTGTATGGTAGTTGCATATTTAGTTTCTTTAAGAACCAGCCAAAATGTTTTCCAGAATGGCTGTTCCATTTCACTTTCCTCCCAGTACTGTGTAAGCAATTCAGTTTTaaacatcctcaccagcatttggtgttgtcactattttttaaaacatttatttatttttggctgagctgggtctttgttgctgcactcagactttctctagttgtggcgagtgggggctcctctggctgtggtgtgcgggcttctcattgcggtggcttttcttgtagagcacgggctctaggcgcgCAGGCTTccgtagctgtggcacatgggcttagctaccCGCAGCATGTGCAGTCTCCctggacctgggatcgaacctgtgtcccctaagttggcaggtggattcttaaccactggaccaccagggaagtccactctcactatttttaattttagctgtgCTCACATGTGTGTGATCTCCTCATGGTCTTACCTTGCATTTTCCCTAGTGGCTAATGATGTTaaacatctcttcatgtgcttatttgccatttatGTATCCTCTTCAGTGAAATATCTGTTCATGAATTTTGCCCACTatctaattagattttttttaactgttgaatTTTGAGGCTTCTTTACATATCCCAGACCTAGTCCTTTGTAGAATATGTGGTTTACAGATATTCTCTCAGTCCATAGCTTATGTTTTCATTGTCTTAGCAGAGTCGttcacagagcaaaagtttttagttttgatGAGGTCTAGTTTatcagttttttccttttatgagtcatgcttttggtgtcatgtctaaGAACTCTTCATTGAGACTTAAGTCTTGAATTTGTTCTCTATGTTATCTTCTAAAGTTATGTTTTGCACTTTACATTAAAATATGTGATTTATTTGAGTTGGTTAGTTTTTGCATAAAGCATGaggttcagattttctttttgtttgtctgtGAATTTCAGAATAAACTGCTGGAAAAGACCATTCTTCCTTCACTGAGTTGCTTTTATACCTTGTCAAAAATCAGGTGGTTGTAGTTTCATGGAACTATTTCTGGGttcttctttttgtttcactGATCAATGTGTCTATCTCTCTACCAGAACCACACAGTCAGAACCACTGTAGCTCTAAGTCCTGAAATCAGCGAGAGGGATTCCTCTCATTTTTTGCTCATTTACTGATAAGTTGATGTATTTTTCCTCTAAAAACAGTTGGGTGTCTGTTTTTTCTGTGATAACAAAAGGCTTTCACTAGTAAGCTACTTTACAGATgttgaaaaacaaacacaaaatatgtCCTCTTGAAGACATAATAGTATTTTTCTCTTAAGAAGTGAGAATGTAACTGCTTTTCTAAAAACACGCATGCTCTGAAAAGGGCATTTTGAAAACTGGCTGTTGGAAATCATTCCATCATTATGTGGTTTTgctgctgaagaagatgaagtaaCTCTTTTAAGTTCACACTTAAAAAAGCCAGCAAACACTTTTCTCATCTGATTTAAAATTTCTCAGTGGAGAGTTTTAGTAAATTTTAAACTTACTGATTGTTAACACTTTCTGATTAGTTTGCAAGAACAACTGACTGATGTTAGGGAAGGTGGGAATTAATAGTCATATTACAACAAATTTTTTGAATAACTGGAATAAGCATAGAcaatgatggggcttccctggtggctcagagggtaaagaatctgcctgcaatgcaggagacacaggagacgtgggttccatccctaagtggggaagatcccctgggaaaggaaatggcaacccaatccagtgttcttgcctggagaatcccatggactgaggagcctggtgggctatagtccatagcctcataaagagtcagatgtgactgaaaagactgagtgtgtgcatgtgcacgcgcatgcgcgcgcgcacacacacacacacacacacacacacacacacacacacacagatgcagtTCTTCCAGTTGAAACTGGACATCACTTttctaatttcatattttaagtgattaagaaaaaaatttctatggAAAATAACTGAACTTAAAAGTACATCTTTTCGGGGCTTGGTGGCGGCAGCTGTGGAGCGAATGCAGAGTGATGCCAATATGGGGGCCCAGCTGGGCACACTGAGCCACACGATCCTCTCCTCAGTCTGGCTCCCGTGCGCCTCCTTGGGAAGCTGTTCCACCGCTCCGCTCCGGCCATCAGGCTCCAGAGTTGGGATGGCAAGTACCCGCTGTGGCTCATCAAGGAGGTCATCAGCTAGGACACTCGGAGGCTCTGCTTTGCTCTGCCGTCACCCCAGCACATCCGGGGCCTCCCCGTCGGCTAGCACATCTACCTCTCTGCTCGAATCAACAGGCACCTGGTCCTTTGGCCCTACACGCCCGTTTCCAGTGATGACGACCAGGGCTTTGTGGACCTGGTCATCTAGGTTTACTTTAAAGACACCCATCCCACGTTTCCCTCTGAAGGAAAGATGTCCCAGTACATGGAAAGCATGAAGACTGGAGACATCATTTGAGTGCTGGGGCTCCAATGGGCTGCTGGTCTACCAGGGCAAAGCAAAGTTTGCCATCTATCTGGACAAGAAATCCAACTCTGTCTTCAAGATGTTGAAGTCTGTGAGCATGATCGCTGGAGGGACCGGCATCACCTCATGCTGCAGGTGATCCATGCCATCATGAAGGACCCCAGTGATTGCACCATGTGTCACCTGCTGTTTGCCATCCACACCAAGGACATCGTGCAGCAGCCCGAGCTGGAGAAACTGAGGAACAAACATTCTGCACGCTTCAAGCTCTGGTACACGGTGGACAGAGCCCCTGAAGCCTGGGATTACAGCCAGGGCTTCATGAGTGGGGAGGTGATCCACCTtccatccctggaggaggagctgcagGTGCAGATGTGTGGACCCCTGCCCATGAGCCAATGTACCTGCCTGGACCATGTGGGCCACCCCAAGGAGTGCTACTTTGCCTTCTGATGGATGGGCCCTGGGCCCACCCTGCATTCACTGTGCCCTGTCTGCACCCACTTGTCCTGCCACTGTTCATTACCACCACGTTCCCTCGCCTCTCCTGCTGTGGCTAGGTTCAGCCTGGCTTGCCCATGCCTGGGAGGTCACAGGGCTGGCCCTTTGCCTTTGGGAGCAGGGCTCTCTTACAGGTGGGCCGCTTCGGCCACCTTTAGGGCAGGCTCCTGTTTGGGCCTCACCACAGTGCTTGGGCCCTTGCCCTTCCCCGCCCCACTCtcgcccccaacacacacactgctGGGTAGAGGCTGCCAGCCCCATGtgtcccaccctccccagagCATCCCGCACTCTGGAGAGAAAGATGAAGGCACCGGTAGCCCCCAGCTGCAGGTGCCAAGCCCCTACCCCCTGCCTCGGGACCcttgcctcctcctcccacctgctGTTCCACCCTGGCAAGGAGCCTCAACAGCCCTTCACTCTCTCTTCCTAAGGCCCAGCAATCACAAATCTACCCCCTGGGAAGAATGACAACCCTGTGCCGGTATAACTAAGAGTGTCTTGGGCAGTCACCATTTTTCATGTGCATTTGGCTTATTTCTGCTTCAGGGCCACTGCCAGGCCTCAGCATCTGACACTGCATGGCAGGGAACACCAAAATATCCCTTTGGCAGGGGCTGCTGGGGTGAAAGCCTGCCCCCATCCCAGGGCCCGGCAG is a window of Muntiacus reevesi chromosome 1, mMunRee1.1, whole genome shotgun sequence DNA encoding:
- the RHBDL2 gene encoding rhomboid-related protein 2 isoform X2, with translation MAAAHDLEIEEDVNLNMDREMKEELEEEKMREGGADKDPFKPRKVHRIVSKWMLPEPVRRTYLERANCLPPPVFIISISIAELALFIYYAVWKPQKQWITLDTGILESPFIYRPEKREEAWRFISYMLVHAGVQHILGNLIMQLSLGIPLEMVHKGLRVGLVYLAGVIAE